Proteins from one Nitrospiria bacterium genomic window:
- a CDS encoding DNA-formamidopyrimidine glycosylase family protein — protein MPEIPDLEAIMAVLRRRIIGRAVQAVSVYKPFVIRSLAGEEIRQALSGQTIAAVHRRGKYLIFRLDRHSLAIHPMLAGRFQLSQPETRRSSDTIFILSLSSGEEIRYLDDKSMGMVYLVRDEATDSIPRFSDQGPDALDPDLTYETFYTRLKRHHGEIKGILTDARFIAGIGNAYADEILFSAGIYPFRKRKTLTEDETRKLYRSIGEVLREATAIVEARMGDDIHLKIRDFLKVHGKAGSACPRCGGRIASVKAKQRETNFCRSCQPGLLVDPQAQLRL, from the coding sequence ATGCCGGAGATTCCCGACTTGGAAGCGATCATGGCCGTGCTGCGGAGACGGATCATCGGCCGCGCGGTGCAGGCCGTGTCCGTTTATAAACCGTTCGTGATCCGCTCCCTCGCGGGAGAAGAGATCCGACAGGCTTTATCGGGCCAAACCATCGCGGCCGTTCATCGCCGGGGAAAGTACCTGATCTTCCGTCTCGATCGTCATTCCCTGGCGATCCATCCCATGCTCGCCGGCCGGTTTCAACTCAGCCAGCCGGAAACCCGACGGTCCTCGGACACGATTTTCATCTTAAGCCTCTCTTCGGGCGAAGAGATCCGCTATCTTGACGACAAAAGCATGGGAATGGTCTATCTCGTCCGCGACGAGGCCACCGACTCGATTCCCCGCTTTTCGGACCAGGGGCCCGACGCGCTGGACCCGGACCTGACCTACGAGACATTTTATACCCGCCTCAAGCGACATCACGGAGAGATCAAGGGCATCCTGACCGACGCCCGCTTCATCGCCGGCATCGGGAACGCCTATGCCGATGAAATTTTGTTCTCGGCCGGGATCTATCCCTTTCGGAAACGGAAAACCCTCACAGAGGACGAGACCCGGAAGCTGTACCGTTCGATCGGAGAAGTCCTTCGGGAAGCGACGGCCATCGTCGAAGCGCGGATGGGCGACGATATCCATCTGAAGATCCGGGATTTTCTGAAGGTGCACGGGAAGGCCGGCTCGGCCTGTCCCCGCTGCGGAGGCCGCATCGCGAGCGTGAAGGCGAAGCAACGCGAGACGAATTTCTGCCGATCCTGCCAGCCCGGCTTGCTGGTCGACCCGCAAGCCCAACTCCGTTTGTAG
- the mutY gene encoding A/G-specific adenine glycosylase, giving the protein MPLRPARRDVQEKLRKRLTAWYHRSKRDLPWRKTRDPYRILVSEIMLQQTQVATVISYYRRFIKTFPTAASLARAPLQKVLKLWEGLGYYRRARNLHRAARAIHEQWNDRVPSAVERLSSLPGVGRYTAGAVASIAFDVKAPVLDGNVRRVLCRIFAIRKDPRQAAVQDRLWELAAELLPDRNVGDFNQALMELGATVCLPRTPSCPVCPVRESCRARRSGLQDRIPVRTERRAVPHDKIAVALIQNRRGLLIGPRPEQGLLPGLWSFPEIEASEAATTRRIEREIEKRFGLKPKLLRPLDPVAHTFSHKRITYHPFLFNGDAAFEQPPEPWRWIPAEKIKTYPLPTATRKIFDQIAVNPQIAKRATPLPLAAERATVYRKTPK; this is encoded by the coding sequence ATGCCGCTCCGACCCGCCCGCCGCGACGTTCAGGAGAAGCTTCGGAAGCGGCTGACGGCCTGGTATCATCGGAGCAAGCGGGACCTTCCGTGGCGCAAGACCCGCGACCCCTACCGGATCCTCGTATCGGAAATCATGCTTCAGCAGACCCAGGTCGCCACGGTGATTTCCTACTACCGTCGTTTCATCAAAACGTTTCCGACGGCGGCATCGCTGGCGCGGGCCCCGCTGCAAAAAGTCCTGAAGCTCTGGGAGGGACTGGGCTACTACCGCCGCGCCCGGAACCTGCACCGGGCCGCACGGGCCATCCATGAACAATGGAACGACCGGGTTCCGTCCGCCGTCGAAAGGCTTTCCTCACTGCCGGGCGTCGGACGCTACACCGCGGGCGCCGTCGCCAGCATCGCGTTCGACGTCAAGGCGCCCGTTCTCGACGGAAACGTCCGCCGCGTGCTCTGCCGGATCTTCGCGATACGTAAAGACCCGCGACAGGCCGCCGTTCAAGACCGGCTCTGGGAACTCGCGGCCGAGCTCCTGCCGGACCGAAACGTCGGCGATTTCAACCAGGCCCTGATGGAGCTGGGCGCCACGGTCTGCCTCCCCCGAACGCCTTCGTGCCCGGTCTGTCCGGTGCGGGAATCCTGCCGGGCCCGTCGATCGGGGCTTCAAGATCGGATCCCGGTCCGGACCGAAAGACGAGCCGTTCCCCACGATAAAATCGCCGTCGCGCTGATCCAAAACCGCCGCGGTCTGCTGATCGGCCCGAGGCCGGAACAAGGACTCCTGCCCGGACTCTGGAGTTTTCCCGAAATAGAGGCGTCGGAAGCGGCGACGACGCGACGGATCGAACGGGAAATCGAGAAGCGCTTCGGACTGAAACCGAAACTGCTCCGGCCGCTCGATCCGGTGGCGCACACGTTTTCGCATAAACGGATCACCTATCACCCTTTTCTGTTCAACGGCGACGCCGCGTTCGAACAGCCCCCGGAGCCGTGGCGATGGATCCCGGCTGAAAAAATAAAAACCTACCCCCTCCCGACCGCGACCCGTAAAATATTCGATCAAATCGCCGTGAATCCCCAAATTGCGAAGCGAGCGACGCCCCTGCCGCTCGCAGCCGAACGGGCGACTGTTTATCGCAAGACGCCGAAATAA
- a CDS encoding TIGR01212 family radical SAM protein (This family includes YhcC from E. coli K-12, an uncharacterized radical SAM protein.), producing the protein MKLYYRSYNSFLKEHFPGKVFKVPIDAGFSCPNIDGTVAYGGCSYCDNKSFSPNSRAAPRPIRDQIASGMAFYRRRFGADKFVVYFQAFTNTHGPVDRLKRLYDEALAFPDVVGLSIGTRPDCVPEPVLDLLSDYHARTHLWVEYGLQSIHDDTMAPLNRAHSYAQFLDAVERTRRRGLRICAHVILGLPSETPAMMMQTADEAARLNLDGIKIHHLYISKDTALAKLHERRPIKTLSPKEYIPLVCDFLERLPPTMVVERLMGELNEEYVIAPRWGLSKSTILDLVDREFERRGSRQGSRRLTPVT; encoded by the coding sequence GTGAAACTCTACTACCGCTCCTACAACAGCTTTCTCAAAGAACATTTCCCAGGAAAGGTGTTTAAAGTTCCGATTGACGCGGGATTCAGCTGTCCCAATATCGACGGAACGGTCGCGTACGGCGGCTGCAGCTACTGCGACAACAAGAGCTTCTCGCCCAACTCCCGCGCCGCTCCCCGGCCGATCCGCGACCAGATCGCCTCCGGGATGGCGTTTTACCGGAGACGCTTCGGCGCCGACAAATTCGTCGTCTATTTCCAGGCCTTCACGAACACGCACGGACCCGTCGACCGCCTGAAGCGTCTCTACGACGAGGCCCTGGCCTTCCCGGACGTGGTCGGCCTTTCGATCGGGACTCGACCGGACTGCGTCCCCGAGCCCGTGCTGGATCTCCTGTCCGATTATCATGCCCGGACGCATCTCTGGGTCGAGTACGGCCTCCAGAGCATCCATGACGACACGATGGCCCCGCTCAACCGCGCCCATTCCTACGCCCAGTTCCTCGACGCGGTCGAACGGACCCGGCGGCGCGGACTTCGGATCTGCGCCCATGTCATCCTCGGCTTGCCGAGCGAAACGCCGGCGATGATGATGCAGACGGCGGACGAGGCCGCCCGACTGAACCTGGACGGGATCAAGATCCATCATCTTTACATTTCCAAGGACACGGCGCTGGCGAAACTCCACGAACGGCGGCCGATCAAAACACTGTCGCCGAAGGAATACATCCCCCTGGTATGCGATTTCCTCGAACGGCTCCCGCCGACGATGGTCGTCGAACGCCTCATGGGCGAACTGAACGAGGAATACGTCATCGCCCCCCGCTGGGGTCTGAGCAAATCGACGATTCTGGACCTCGTCGATCGGGAATTCGAACGCCGCGGAAGTCGCCAAGGAAGCCGCCGCCTCACCCCCGTGACGTGA
- a CDS encoding nuclear transport factor 2 family protein, with amino-acid sequence MSSLENQELEVEQANERFYRAFESLDIHKMEAVWAMDGPVKCIHPGWDIRSGWPAVRDSWVLIFNHTAGIRFEVTDVEIAVSGDLAWVTCMENVRMETEEESQLSRILATNLYLRRAEGWLMVHHHGSPVFGGKADG; translated from the coding sequence ATGTCTTCTCTGGAGAATCAGGAGTTGGAGGTCGAACAGGCGAACGAGCGGTTCTACCGTGCCTTCGAAAGTCTCGACATCCATAAGATGGAAGCGGTCTGGGCCATGGACGGCCCGGTCAAGTGCATCCACCCCGGATGGGATATTCGGTCCGGCTGGCCGGCCGTGCGGGACAGCTGGGTCCTGATTTTCAATCATACCGCCGGGATCCGCTTCGAGGTGACGGACGTGGAGATCGCCGTGAGCGGCGATCTGGCCTGGGTGACCTGCATGGAAAATGTACGGATGGAGACCGAAGAAGAATCCCAGCTCAGCCGCATCCTGGCGACGAATCTCTATCTCCGCCGTGCGGAGGGGTGGTTGATGGTGCATCACCACGGCTCGCCCGTCTTCGGCGGGAAGGCCGATGGATGA
- a CDS encoding MFS transporter, with protein MPKNIFLLGLTSLFNDFSSEMVFSVFPAFFTSVLKAGAESLGLVDGIAEGLSNLFKIYSGTLSDRFQRRKPLVVSGYILSVLTRPFYIFVSTVGGALGLRVLDRTGKGLRDSPRDALLSLSSPREELGRSFGYHRAMDTTGSILGPLIAYLILRRFPSRFDWVFMTAFLVGIAAVLSLIFISDVMPALPRKRASLAESFKRFSPRFKLFLLSILILSAGSLPVAVMLLKTESIGLVIADIPLFYMIYSLSYAGFSISAGRMSDRVGARSVIFIGYIILIASYFLLYAAQSLWALAGSFFVLGLFPALTDGVQRSLAAQLSVEERRGSALGLLNAAVGIGALLAGIGGGYLWQAYSPGAAFRVAGAVIAVGLLLFLFSSWREKPRP; from the coding sequence TTGCCTAAAAACATCTTCTTGCTCGGTCTCACCAGTCTGTTCAACGATTTTTCTTCCGAGATGGTCTTCTCCGTCTTTCCCGCCTTCTTCACGTCGGTTCTGAAGGCCGGCGCCGAATCGCTGGGGCTGGTCGACGGAATTGCGGAAGGATTATCGAATCTATTCAAAATCTATTCCGGAACTCTCTCGGACCGGTTTCAGCGCCGGAAACCGCTCGTCGTATCCGGATACATTCTATCGGTCCTGACACGCCCCTTTTATATTTTCGTCTCCACGGTCGGGGGCGCGCTCGGGTTGCGGGTGCTCGACCGGACCGGGAAGGGCCTGCGGGATTCCCCCCGGGACGCCCTCCTCTCCCTCTCGAGTCCGAGAGAAGAGCTGGGGAGGTCGTTTGGATACCACCGGGCGATGGATACGACCGGGTCCATACTCGGCCCCCTGATTGCGTACCTCATTCTGCGCCGTTTTCCGTCGCGATTCGATTGGGTGTTCATGACCGCCTTCCTTGTCGGGATCGCCGCCGTTTTGTCGCTGATTTTCATCTCCGATGTGATGCCGGCTCTTCCGCGTAAACGCGCGAGCCTCGCTGAATCTTTCAAGCGTTTTTCTCCGCGTTTTAAGCTTTTCCTTCTTTCCATCCTGATTCTCTCAGCCGGCAGTCTTCCCGTTGCGGTGATGCTTTTAAAAACCGAATCGATCGGGTTGGTGATCGCCGATATTCCCCTGTTCTATATGATCTACAGTCTCTCCTACGCGGGGTTTTCGATATCGGCCGGAAGGATGAGTGATCGAGTCGGGGCGAGATCCGTTATTTTTATCGGTTACATCATTCTCATCGCGAGCTATTTCTTGCTGTATGCCGCGCAATCCCTTTGGGCCTTGGCCGGAAGCTTCTTCGTCCTCGGCCTCTTTCCCGCGTTGACGGACGGGGTGCAACGGTCTCTCGCCGCACAACTCTCGGTCGAGGAACGGCGCGGAAGCGCGTTGGGTTTACTGAACGCGGCGGTCGGCATCGGAGCCTTGCTCGCGGGGATCGGCGGGGGCTACTTGTGGCAGGCTTACAGCCCGGGTGCGGCTTTCCGGGTCGCCGGTGCCGTCATCGCCGTCGGCCTGCTTTTATTTCTCTTCTCGTCATGGCGGGAGAAACCCCGGCCCTAG
- a CDS encoding nucleoside triphosphate pyrophosphatase: MRLILASSSPRRKEILALLGLPFEVVSPGLTEVFQPGRTPSDEAVYWALEKARAVHRQATDAIVIGSDTVIDLDGKTIGKPSDQNDAVRILSLLAGRTHAVVTAVAVVFPDRNERVAVETTMVRMRPASKEVLVRYAATGEPSDKAGAYSLQGEGRKRIASIKGDYLAAVGLPLRALAGILSEEGIPPAADVERIYRARTVMNWKRYEA, from the coding sequence ATGCGCCTGATCCTCGCCTCCAGCTCTCCGCGACGAAAAGAGATCTTAGCGTTGCTCGGCCTGCCCTTTGAGGTCGTTTCGCCAGGCCTGACGGAGGTTTTTCAGCCGGGCCGGACCCCTTCCGATGAAGCCGTTTACTGGGCGCTTGAAAAGGCCCGCGCGGTTCATCGGCAGGCTACGGACGCAATCGTGATCGGAAGCGATACCGTGATTGATCTGGATGGCAAAACCATCGGCAAGCCGTCCGATCAAAATGACGCGGTGCGGATTTTATCCCTTCTGGCCGGCCGGACCCATGCGGTCGTTACGGCCGTGGCGGTGGTCTTCCCGGACCGGAATGAGCGCGTCGCGGTCGAAACCACGATGGTGCGGATGCGGCCGGCTTCAAAGGAAGTTCTCGTCCGGTATGCCGCGACCGGCGAACCGTCGGACAAGGCCGGCGCCTATTCGCTTCAGGGCGAAGGCCGGAAACGGATCGCGTCGATCAAGGGCGATTATCTCGCCGCAGTGGGCCTTCCGCTGCGCGCCTTGGCCGGAATATTGAGCGAGGAAGGCATCCCGCCCGCGGCGGACGTGGAACGGATCTATCGCGCGCGAACCGTCATGAACTGGAAGCGCTATGAGGCGTGA